A genomic segment from Stenotrophomonas maltophilia encodes:
- a CDS encoding DUF1833 family protein, whose product MSSFHERRQRLADTHGPLMLLEVSAPSMPEVLRIVNDNVNWTSNGREFIAAPFGFQLPDDVSGQAPRAQLVIDNIGRALTEDLEGLAPGEMVTARLMLTDRADPDAIEAEYDLPMTQVSVNTRTVSAQCGVDFLMRQQAVLLHANPFTLPGIF is encoded by the coding sequence ATGAGTTCCTTCCACGAGCGCCGCCAGCGCCTGGCCGACACCCATGGACCGCTGATGCTGCTGGAGGTGTCGGCACCGTCGATGCCGGAGGTGCTGCGGATCGTCAACGACAACGTCAACTGGACCAGCAACGGCAGGGAGTTCATTGCCGCGCCGTTCGGCTTCCAGCTTCCCGACGATGTCAGTGGACAGGCACCGCGCGCGCAGCTGGTGATCGACAACATCGGCCGCGCACTCACCGAGGACCTGGAAGGGCTGGCCCCCGGAGAGATGGTGACCGCACGGTTGATGCTGACCGATCGCGCCGATCCGGATGCCATCGAGGCCGAGTACGACCTGCCGATGACCCAGGTGTCGGTCAACACGCGCACGGTCAGTGCCCAGTGTGGTGTCGATTTCCTGATGCGCCAGCAGGCCGTGCTGCTGCATGCCAATCCGTTCACGTTGCCGGGAATCTTCTGA
- a CDS encoding phage tail tape measure protein: MASTNQNLDVVLRVNTTGFRTAMAEASRLATQNLKTLRAEAERTAAALARVHAAPEGATGKAGTKAKANVGGDVLGSGLKELGSGLLTAAGGPWGIAIASVQKLGEAYVDMVKASERARAEYKEQMQSLQQMSFSMDQAGLGMGAGTLPLQQAVATLHEQAKALRELEAREKALQGSVVHWEGRVSNGQRSGREGAGLSAASDYAELEKARANLEAFQAEVAPVQEKFRGLKETIRGSLDEKLFNAIATAIQNVDNQTLDQLIASLGATEWNALKATDAFNGMLGAMRGEAWRDEVEWIRLTRGEYAAWMAERGAEINANGGPDKMDPAQRAEFNRDAARKKADIERKAQFREQQQAAQQSVRGVNEQADAYAGLMDRIEKQIAQDRVRQKLKEGMTEAEKLQVTLLDEMEHAEKKLGEQKQLRVKASLDAAVALAKEAAAAEASKKAQQDLLKLQRELQQAANAQQRGNDQALFGIGHGAASVDRMQRRSALDEDRDNRKRALDDESRGEDGKVIESERYRAQLAELDAFHEQSLQREAEFQENKKAYQSDWKNGAMRAFEDYADAAANAADLSHGVFSNALGGLEDSLVKFAQTGKLSFSDLADSIIADLARVAAKQMVSGLISSIGQMFGPKITGFSIGGYTGPGGKYEPAGIVHKGEGVLSQEDMAALGGPSAFFALRASLRTGNGLSGGDSGGYVQVPIAHAGEGGMNVEINNYGESRVSTREERQRMPDGSEVRRLVIDIVGDSLNGGELGAIGRARYGWTEAVG, translated from the coding sequence ATGGCGTCCACTAACCAGAATCTAGACGTAGTACTGCGGGTCAATACGACGGGCTTCCGTACCGCAATGGCGGAGGCCAGTCGCCTGGCGACGCAGAATCTCAAGACACTGCGCGCGGAGGCCGAGCGGACGGCCGCCGCGCTTGCGCGCGTGCATGCGGCACCGGAGGGCGCAACGGGCAAGGCCGGGACAAAGGCAAAGGCCAACGTCGGCGGCGATGTGCTCGGCAGCGGCTTGAAGGAGCTGGGCAGCGGCCTGCTGACGGCCGCCGGTGGCCCATGGGGTATCGCCATCGCGTCTGTGCAGAAGCTGGGCGAAGCGTACGTGGACATGGTCAAGGCGTCCGAACGTGCGCGCGCCGAGTACAAGGAGCAGATGCAGTCGCTGCAGCAGATGTCGTTCTCGATGGACCAGGCCGGCCTCGGCATGGGGGCGGGCACGCTGCCCCTGCAGCAGGCGGTCGCCACGCTGCATGAGCAGGCCAAGGCGCTGCGCGAGCTGGAGGCGCGCGAGAAGGCGTTGCAGGGCTCGGTCGTCCATTGGGAAGGTCGAGTGAGTAATGGCCAGCGATCGGGACGCGAAGGTGCGGGCCTGAGTGCGGCCTCGGATTACGCTGAGCTGGAGAAGGCCAGGGCGAACCTGGAAGCGTTCCAGGCGGAGGTCGCGCCGGTCCAGGAGAAGTTCCGGGGCCTGAAAGAAACGATCAGGGGCTCCCTTGACGAGAAGTTGTTCAATGCGATTGCCACGGCCATCCAGAACGTGGACAACCAGACGCTTGACCAGCTCATCGCGTCTCTGGGTGCGACGGAATGGAACGCATTGAAGGCAACCGATGCCTTCAACGGCATGCTGGGCGCCATGCGCGGAGAAGCGTGGCGGGACGAAGTCGAGTGGATCCGGCTGACCCGTGGCGAATATGCGGCCTGGATGGCTGAGCGCGGTGCGGAGATCAACGCCAACGGTGGCCCGGACAAGATGGACCCGGCCCAGCGCGCCGAGTTCAACAGGGACGCCGCGCGCAAGAAGGCCGACATCGAACGCAAGGCCCAGTTCCGCGAACAGCAGCAGGCCGCCCAGCAGTCGGTCAGGGGCGTGAACGAGCAGGCTGATGCGTACGCCGGGCTGATGGATCGCATCGAGAAGCAGATCGCCCAGGACCGGGTGCGCCAGAAGCTGAAGGAGGGGATGACAGAGGCGGAAAAGCTGCAGGTCACCCTCCTTGACGAGATGGAGCATGCCGAGAAGAAGCTCGGCGAGCAGAAACAACTGCGGGTGAAGGCCTCGCTGGACGCCGCGGTGGCCCTGGCCAAGGAGGCGGCGGCCGCTGAAGCGTCGAAGAAGGCGCAGCAGGATCTGCTGAAACTGCAGCGGGAGCTCCAGCAGGCGGCGAATGCACAGCAGCGTGGCAACGACCAGGCACTGTTCGGCATCGGCCATGGCGCGGCGAGCGTGGATCGCATGCAACGCCGTTCCGCACTGGATGAGGACCGGGACAATCGAAAGCGTGCGCTGGACGACGAGTCACGTGGTGAAGACGGCAAGGTCATCGAGTCGGAGCGCTACAGGGCCCAGCTGGCCGAGCTCGATGCATTCCATGAACAGTCACTGCAACGCGAGGCCGAGTTCCAGGAAAACAAGAAGGCATACCAGTCCGATTGGAAGAACGGCGCGATGCGGGCGTTCGAGGACTATGCCGATGCCGCAGCCAATGCCGCCGACTTGAGCCACGGCGTCTTCAGCAATGCACTGGGCGGGTTGGAAGACAGTCTGGTCAAGTTTGCCCAGACCGGAAAGCTGTCCTTCTCCGACCTCGCCGACTCGATCATCGCCGATCTGGCGCGCGTGGCAGCCAAACAGATGGTCAGTGGGCTGATCAGTTCGATCGGGCAGATGTTCGGGCCGAAGATCACCGGCTTTTCCATCGGCGGCTACACCGGCCCGGGGGGCAAGTACGAGCCGGCCGGCATCGTCCACAAAGGCGAGGGCGTGCTCAGCCAGGAAGACATGGCCGCGCTCGGCGGCCCATCGGCATTCTTTGCCCTGCGCGCTTCGCTGCGAACCGGCAATGGCCTGTCTGGTGGTGACAGCGGGGGCTATGTGCAGGTGCCGATCGCCCACGCCGGCGAGGGTGGGATGAATGTGGAAATCAACAACTACGGCGAAAGCCGGGTCAGTACCCGGGAAGAGCGGCAGCGCATGCCCGATGGCAGCGAAGTGCGGCGACTGGTGATCGACATCGTGGGCGACAGCCTCAACGGTGGTGAGCTGGGCGCCATTGGACGGGCCCGATACGGATGGACGGAGGCAGTGGGATGA
- a CDS encoding host specificity factor TipJ family phage tail protein, with product MELTPQPAVDGRLIITPHPVLLDGQRNVPVDLRPGESLYAFLMRHVDGLDGRAWQVCVDGLEVPREQWMQVRPRHGQLIEVRSVVGKAVIPLVAMIALTYFTFGIGTLVAGSAWGAGAIAGTYGTLAASAVYVAGSVLINKVLTPKPPKPGGGGVADTAYSLAAPRNRVRAYEPLGLLFGSTRLAPDLISRPYTWFEGDEQYVGLTLSPGINVGRVEALQNGDSALSSYEGVRTWFRGFPQMPDEAIPLYSNADVIEGAQLLDTGSDAKHMASPWVERTSSADTLRLQVNIEFRLWDTTSKGKDKDNREQIQIQYRPVGSDAWQLFGNYSVVGRTQKARRVSYGRDVELGQYDVRVRVAGQNTDGSGAQANFTWTTLVSVQRDDASHAGIPAIGLQMKASGQLNGTPDEIRCVAHARPIPVWKGEAAGWVTEETSNPGAQILAYARGIHDENGKRIAGLGMADRRIDIESLKAFMLHCADNALGYDYWLTEVRSHQAVLDAIALAGFGQVTWAKGRLGVAWAADEQPLSGVVNMATIKKGQFQVDYTLANAADGIEYSYLDRRTWKAATLRVPAPGVEVMLNPAKITGEGVSSEAHAAMLARWHLAQSVYQYKSISYSTDIEHLAYSRLSVLALQHDLTQWGFGGRLIGAAVDAAGIATLQLDETVPAPSLGSAFIGLRIPGERVYRVLRVVPGAEPSDRLVLADPWPADAPLPGHNDGNPAHDTIWIYDFKQTPGTRVRVTGIRPEGDLKGAAVEVVQEGPEFWHYVRTGQYVPPSNESSLQTRPVASNLKVVERQVSRGGSMHTELQASFDISGPAGETRVLSDPDGNAALEEVARTTTRSASWAIPGAGTYPVVVRPYSPDGRAGVAVSTQYTTLGADAPPVLVDLFDIEELSGGVRRYVWGFSSDTVQSADFAGVEIRYTAGSIDNPLWEHMTPLGDAGGFFTSAIEAVLPEAGSWTFACRSRNTAGVLSVGARYLRRALGRNTGQTLEGIGGVVESVKQDLGKEINARIDSDLAAATRAAEALRSESLRLQDQITASAQRLAGQAERLDQQALALKASTDGLAREVLDRAAGDLNTRTELTTAVTRETSERRSDVENLTRMVSQLSAGSGVQFDSKRIWYFDSSVEGWGANGGSPTLVEGWLRPANHASDAFVTSPRGQDVQGAAHRFVKLRIRKVGSPAWDGRLLWNGPGQSWDNARMVQFAEPSYDSNGIATLDVDNIPWNGTVVDQIRLDLSKAQTDAHYFLLDWVAIGRPTPGASVAMLQDEATARVAADSSEAGRRESLAVQMRGSYEGGDLAGVSQGLIAAEKTARLSGDQVNAQSIQALQARMPAGTGALATSASVSSLQQAMVTADTALGRRVDSLDATMGDKIGSSAFNALKTEVGQLDGRVTSSSQDLVQLKSRMEAVMGAGSNLALNGDFNLGAGTGWTFFNTTAASVVREGRGNSLCWKAEPYAGGSSTVVSAAVNEGRVITLTAGRRYRVSCWTRTSEDFDGTADNTKLRVADHNGNLMGGATQSFPKSADWVKTETFVTLPPTGTVQGIKVTINRNGTAGTLWLDDLWVEDVTDVDANATAVSGLSTKVEQIDGKLASAAENVTRLASGIGNMVAYNIIANAHILAWPTGGPRASGVYRANGSIVPGMGANRGLRVGIINADNSITDTAVFDTHGNLQSESARFNTWYDQTLKDNQYFIAYTSDAVGAISSASNADTGGLRTRLLDAGLSQENLAALSGSRMLVMIGRRRSGAGGGRQILSPLPETGRTGMWVEMTVTVLNGVPTGSQDSSMLDRTARSNAEALTGLRTDVSKLGTDLVSAADSLTSLAARVETSVTSSDNVLRNSSFAGSAAWWTLTRTVSANTVEWVKASGQSGDALLMTHGPQAGQNPFITANDARWLPVVAGRSRRYRLVMIARAFDNATATLVCRLRVRTSGGGESHADVTLNLSDAAWKTYTAEWSAAQDRNEIMPQVHLTNAGGKVLFDRVELYDITDAQDIAGNATAIANLRSDVVQLGDRVTSSASSVVKLQSDVQSVLNGSDSLFPLGAFETFQDGQLLGSAAGTIYTARADARRTGERGLDVNVAANTSPNTNADMYFGQWTPITGNRRIYVEYYARLHPDSIQPTGGSIRVGWQTTNEANAENSWPLQAYALASLRKDGWTKVSGYMNTAASAAKWRMLVSIPGGSGAREVGVRVQVDDIRMIDVTDAYAAQQSAAATATAVTALTTKVDQQGTKVDAQAQQITDLSSGLKGVLNTGSGLLPNPDFAEGLGGWTASAAANGAVWSTVNGDGRPGVLLNRYTNVNPTLQANGGKWVPINGARRLRVIVRACGAGGANNLLVRIYRKNAAGQQSYQDLRAVFAVEAFETRSFDFDAFNSGIDAWRLNIYAHPDNGQVRVDSVQVYDITDQVANDANASAISGLSTSVGQQGSKLDTTARDLTQLKTQVGDVSASGFSQLKSQVSQQGTQLTALSGRVDGVQASLGGKADAAVVTSMQAQVKNLGAGGNLLMNTTFPFWQRSGWGWGSNPNARWSELGNPTGNDSWHPKGIFGLGAVTPGVVAAGEMAWWGTEYDIAIEGGKTYCASAWINTHRVEAKLEMTFFDAAGNHLGLVHSPGVRSDTGTPITLDRLTRTFLITKAPTTASFARFRVIVIGTGGDTPYFWMFRPMLSQVDASATAPPTWSAGGTESSAQWSVNVRADGRVGGVQLASSGQVSRFDVVADAFSVSAPGGGRRTEYSDGNWRVYDEAGRLRVRMGVW from the coding sequence ATGGAATTGACACCACAACCGGCGGTCGACGGCCGCCTCATCATCACCCCGCACCCAGTGCTGCTGGATGGCCAGCGCAACGTGCCGGTCGACCTGCGCCCGGGTGAAAGCCTGTACGCGTTCCTCATGCGCCATGTAGACGGGCTCGATGGCCGCGCATGGCAGGTCTGTGTGGACGGGCTGGAGGTGCCGCGCGAGCAGTGGATGCAGGTACGACCGCGCCATGGCCAGCTGATCGAAGTGCGCAGCGTGGTGGGCAAGGCAGTGATTCCGCTGGTGGCGATGATCGCGCTGACCTATTTCACCTTCGGCATCGGCACGCTGGTGGCCGGTTCCGCCTGGGGCGCAGGCGCCATCGCAGGCACGTACGGTACGCTGGCTGCATCCGCGGTCTACGTGGCCGGCAGCGTGCTGATCAACAAGGTTCTCACGCCGAAGCCACCCAAGCCCGGTGGTGGCGGTGTCGCCGACACTGCGTATTCCCTGGCAGCGCCGCGCAACCGTGTGCGCGCCTATGAGCCGCTGGGCCTGCTGTTCGGTTCCACTCGCCTCGCTCCGGACCTGATCAGCCGCCCCTATACCTGGTTCGAGGGCGATGAGCAGTACGTCGGCCTGACCCTCAGCCCGGGCATCAACGTTGGCCGGGTAGAGGCCCTGCAGAACGGTGATTCGGCGCTGTCCAGCTACGAGGGCGTGCGCACCTGGTTCCGCGGCTTCCCGCAGATGCCCGACGAAGCGATTCCGCTGTACAGCAACGCCGATGTGATTGAAGGTGCACAGCTGCTCGATACCGGTAGCGATGCCAAGCACATGGCCAGCCCGTGGGTGGAACGCACCAGCTCCGCTGACACTCTGCGCCTGCAGGTGAACATCGAGTTCCGGCTGTGGGATACCACGTCCAAGGGCAAGGACAAGGACAACCGCGAGCAGATCCAGATCCAGTACCGGCCGGTCGGCTCCGATGCCTGGCAGTTGTTCGGCAATTACAGCGTAGTGGGACGCACGCAGAAGGCGCGACGCGTGAGCTACGGCCGCGACGTGGAACTGGGCCAGTACGACGTGCGCGTGCGCGTGGCCGGGCAGAACACCGATGGCAGTGGCGCGCAGGCGAATTTCACCTGGACCACGCTGGTCAGCGTGCAGCGCGACGATGCCAGCCATGCCGGCATTCCTGCCATCGGCCTGCAGATGAAGGCGTCCGGTCAACTCAACGGCACCCCGGATGAGATCCGTTGTGTGGCCCATGCGCGACCGATTCCGGTGTGGAAGGGCGAAGCGGCCGGCTGGGTGACCGAGGAAACCAGCAACCCGGGCGCGCAGATCCTGGCCTACGCGCGTGGCATCCATGATGAGAACGGCAAGCGCATCGCCGGCCTGGGCATGGCCGACCGCCGCATCGACATTGAAAGCCTGAAAGCCTTCATGCTGCACTGCGCGGACAACGCGCTGGGCTACGACTACTGGCTGACCGAGGTGCGCAGCCACCAGGCCGTGCTCGACGCCATCGCGCTGGCCGGCTTCGGCCAGGTGACCTGGGCCAAGGGCCGGCTCGGCGTGGCCTGGGCGGCCGACGAGCAGCCCCTTTCCGGCGTGGTCAACATGGCCACGATCAAGAAGGGCCAGTTCCAGGTGGACTACACCCTGGCCAACGCTGCCGATGGCATCGAGTACAGCTACCTGGACCGCCGAACCTGGAAGGCGGCGACGCTGCGCGTGCCGGCGCCGGGCGTGGAGGTGATGCTCAATCCGGCCAAGATCACCGGTGAGGGCGTCAGCTCCGAAGCCCATGCCGCGATGCTGGCGCGTTGGCATCTGGCGCAGAGCGTCTATCAGTACAAGTCGATCAGCTACAGCACCGACATCGAGCACCTGGCCTACTCGCGGTTGTCGGTGCTGGCGTTGCAGCACGACCTGACCCAGTGGGGCTTCGGTGGCCGCCTGATCGGTGCCGCCGTCGACGCTGCAGGCATTGCCACGCTGCAACTGGACGAGACGGTTCCGGCACCTTCGCTGGGCAGTGCGTTCATCGGCCTGCGTATTCCAGGCGAACGTGTCTACCGCGTACTGCGCGTGGTTCCGGGCGCTGAGCCGAGTGACAGGCTGGTGCTGGCCGATCCGTGGCCGGCAGATGCACCGCTGCCGGGCCACAACGACGGCAATCCCGCACACGACACGATCTGGATCTACGACTTCAAGCAGACGCCGGGTACCCGCGTGCGCGTGACCGGCATCCGCCCGGAAGGTGACCTGAAGGGCGCCGCAGTGGAGGTGGTGCAGGAGGGGCCCGAGTTCTGGCACTACGTGCGGACCGGCCAATATGTGCCGCCGTCGAACGAATCCTCGCTGCAGACCCGGCCGGTGGCCAGCAATCTGAAGGTGGTCGAGCGCCAGGTCAGCCGCGGTGGCAGCATGCACACCGAACTGCAGGCCAGCTTCGATATCAGTGGCCCGGCCGGCGAAACGCGGGTCCTGTCCGATCCAGACGGCAATGCTGCGCTGGAGGAAGTGGCACGCACCACCACGCGGTCGGCGAGCTGGGCGATTCCCGGAGCGGGCACCTATCCGGTGGTCGTTCGTCCGTACAGCCCCGATGGCCGTGCCGGCGTTGCCGTGTCCACCCAGTACACCACGCTGGGTGCTGATGCGCCGCCGGTCCTGGTCGATCTGTTCGACATCGAAGAGCTCAGCGGTGGCGTGCGCCGCTATGTGTGGGGCTTCTCCAGCGACACCGTGCAGTCGGCTGATTTCGCCGGCGTGGAGATCCGCTATACCGCCGGCAGCATCGACAACCCGTTGTGGGAGCATATGACCCCGCTGGGCGATGCCGGTGGCTTCTTCACCTCCGCAATCGAAGCCGTACTGCCAGAGGCGGGCAGCTGGACGTTTGCCTGCCGCAGTCGCAATACCGCCGGCGTGCTGTCCGTCGGTGCCCGCTACCTGCGGCGCGCGCTGGGGCGCAACACCGGGCAGACGCTGGAGGGAATCGGCGGTGTGGTCGAATCGGTCAAGCAGGACCTGGGCAAGGAAATCAACGCCCGCATTGACAGCGACCTGGCCGCCGCCACCCGTGCCGCCGAGGCGCTGCGCAGCGAATCGCTGCGCCTGCAGGATCAGATCACCGCCAGCGCCCAACGGCTTGCCGGCCAGGCCGAACGGCTGGACCAGCAGGCCCTGGCGCTCAAGGCCAGCACCGATGGCCTTGCACGCGAAGTGCTGGACCGCGCCGCCGGTGATCTGAATACCCGCACCGAGCTGACCACGGCGGTGACCCGCGAAACCAGCGAACGCCGGTCGGATGTGGAGAACCTCACCCGCATGGTAAGCCAGCTGTCGGCGGGCAGTGGCGTGCAGTTCGACAGCAAGCGCATCTGGTACTTCGACAGCAGCGTCGAAGGGTGGGGGGCAAACGGTGGCAGTCCAACGCTGGTGGAGGGCTGGCTGCGCCCGGCCAACCATGCCAGCGATGCCTTCGTGACGAGCCCGCGCGGCCAGGATGTCCAAGGCGCGGCGCATCGCTTCGTCAAGCTGCGCATCCGCAAGGTGGGCAGTCCTGCCTGGGACGGGCGCCTGCTGTGGAACGGTCCCGGCCAGTCGTGGGACAACGCACGCATGGTGCAGTTCGCGGAGCCAAGCTATGACAGCAACGGCATCGCGACGCTGGATGTGGACAACATTCCGTGGAACGGTACCGTCGTCGACCAGATCCGCCTGGACCTGTCCAAGGCGCAGACCGACGCCCACTACTTCCTGCTGGACTGGGTGGCGATCGGTCGCCCGACGCCGGGTGCGTCGGTGGCCATGCTGCAGGACGAAGCCACTGCACGCGTCGCGGCAGACAGCAGCGAAGCGGGCCGGCGCGAGTCGCTGGCCGTGCAGATGCGCGGCAGCTACGAGGGCGGTGACCTGGCGGGGGTCAGCCAGGGCCTGATTGCGGCCGAGAAGACCGCGCGGCTGAGTGGCGACCAGGTCAACGCGCAGTCGATCCAGGCACTCCAGGCACGCATGCCGGCAGGCACCGGCGCGCTGGCCACCAGTGCCAGTGTCAGCAGCCTGCAGCAGGCGATGGTGACCGCTGACACGGCACTGGGGCGGCGCGTGGACAGCCTCGATGCCACGATGGGGGACAAGATCGGATCCAGCGCCTTCAATGCATTGAAGACCGAAGTCGGGCAGCTCGATGGCAGGGTTACCAGCAGCAGCCAGGACCTGGTGCAACTGAAGAGTCGCATGGAAGCGGTGATGGGCGCAGGCAGCAACCTCGCGCTCAATGGCGACTTCAACCTGGGCGCTGGCACCGGCTGGACGTTCTTCAACACCACCGCAGCGTCGGTGGTGCGCGAGGGGCGCGGCAACAGCCTTTGCTGGAAGGCGGAGCCCTACGCGGGGGGAAGCAGTACGGTGGTCAGCGCCGCGGTCAATGAGGGGCGCGTCATCACCCTGACCGCCGGCCGTCGCTATCGAGTGTCGTGCTGGACGCGGACCAGCGAAGACTTCGACGGCACCGCCGACAACACCAAGCTGCGCGTCGCCGACCACAACGGCAACCTGATGGGTGGCGCCACGCAGTCGTTCCCGAAATCGGCCGACTGGGTCAAGACCGAGACCTTCGTGACGTTGCCGCCCACGGGCACGGTGCAGGGCATCAAGGTCACGATCAATCGCAATGGCACGGCCGGCACGTTGTGGCTGGACGATCTGTGGGTGGAGGATGTAACCGATGTCGACGCGAACGCTACGGCGGTCAGCGGCCTGTCGACCAAGGTGGAACAGATCGATGGCAAGCTGGCCAGTGCCGCCGAGAACGTCACGCGGCTGGCCTCGGGCATTGGCAACATGGTGGCCTACAACATCATCGCCAACGCACACATCCTCGCCTGGCCCACAGGTGGCCCCCGCGCATCGGGTGTATACCGCGCCAATGGCAGTATCGTGCCGGGCATGGGCGCCAACCGGGGGCTACGGGTCGGCATCATCAATGCGGACAACAGCATCACCGATACGGCGGTGTTCGATACCCATGGCAACCTGCAGAGCGAGTCGGCCCGTTTCAACACCTGGTACGACCAGACACTGAAGGACAACCAGTACTTCATTGCCTATACGTCCGACGCAGTCGGGGCGATCAGCAGCGCCAGCAACGCTGACACCGGCGGCCTGCGCACCCGCCTGCTGGATGCGGGCCTGTCACAGGAGAACCTGGCGGCCCTGTCGGGGTCGCGGATGCTGGTGATGATCGGGCGGCGCAGGAGCGGTGCCGGCGGTGGCAGGCAGATCCTGTCGCCCTTGCCGGAGACCGGCCGTACCGGCATGTGGGTGGAAATGACCGTCACCGTGCTCAATGGCGTGCCGACCGGATCGCAGGATTCGTCGATGCTCGATCGTACGGCGCGGAGCAATGCGGAAGCGTTGACCGGGCTGCGCACCGACGTCAGCAAGCTCGGTACCGACCTGGTGTCCGCGGCCGACAGCCTGACCAGCCTGGCCGCGCGGGTGGAGACCTCGGTGACCAGCAGCGACAACGTGCTGCGCAACAGCTCCTTCGCTGGCAGTGCCGCCTGGTGGACGTTGACCCGCACCGTGTCGGCCAACACCGTGGAGTGGGTGAAGGCATCGGGCCAGAGTGGTGACGCACTGTTGATGACGCATGGTCCCCAGGCCGGACAGAACCCCTTCATCACGGCCAATGATGCGCGGTGGTTGCCGGTGGTTGCCGGCAGGTCGCGGCGGTACCGCCTGGTGATGATCGCCCGCGCCTTCGACAATGCGACGGCCACCCTGGTCTGCCGGCTGCGCGTGCGGACCAGCGGAGGGGGCGAAAGCCATGCCGACGTGACGCTGAACCTGTCCGATGCAGCCTGGAAAACCTACACGGCCGAATGGTCTGCCGCGCAGGATCGCAACGAGATCATGCCGCAGGTGCATCTGACCAACGCGGGCGGCAAGGTGCTGTTCGACCGGGTCGAGCTCTATGACATCACCGATGCGCAGGACATCGCCGGCAACGCGACGGCCATCGCCAACCTGCGCAGCGACGTGGTGCAGCTTGGCGATCGTGTCACCAGTAGTGCGTCCAGTGTGGTCAAGCTGCAGTCGGACGTGCAATCGGTCCTCAATGGCAGCGACAGCCTGTTCCCGCTGGGTGCGTTCGAAACGTTCCAGGACGGCCAGCTGCTGGGTAGTGCGGCGGGCACGATCTACACCGCCCGCGCCGATGCACGCCGGACCGGCGAGCGCGGCCTGGATGTGAATGTCGCGGCCAACACCAGCCCGAACACCAATGCGGACATGTACTTCGGGCAGTGGACCCCCATCACCGGCAATCGCCGCATCTATGTGGAGTACTACGCGCGCCTGCATCCGGACAGCATCCAGCCGACCGGTGGCTCGATCCGGGTGGGCTGGCAGACCACGAACGAAGCCAACGCGGAGAATTCGTGGCCCTTGCAGGCTTACGCACTGGCCTCCCTGCGCAAGGATGGCTGGACCAAGGTCAGCGGCTACATGAATACCGCCGCGTCTGCGGCGAAGTGGCGGATGCTGGTCAGCATCCCGGGAGGAAGCGGTGCGCGCGAAGTGGGCGTGCGCGTGCAGGTGGACGACATCCGCATGATCGATGTCACCGACGCCTACGCCGCGCAGCAGAGCGCCGCCGCCACGGCCACTGCAGTGACCGCGCTGACCACCAAGGTCGATCAGCAGGGGACGAAGGTCGATGCGCAGGCACAGCAGATCACCGATCTGTCGAGTGGGCTGAAGGGCGTACTCAACACCGGCAGCGGCCTGCTGCCCAATCCCGACTTCGCCGAAGGGCTGGGTGGCTGGACGGCATCGGCGGCGGCCAATGGCGCGGTGTGGAGCACGGTCAACGGTGATGGACGCCCAGGTGTGCTGCTCAACCGCTACACGAACGTGAATCCGACCCTGCAGGCCAACGGTGGCAAATGGGTGCCGATCAACGGCGCGCGCCGCCTGCGGGTGATCGTCCGCGCCTGCGGTGCTGGCGGTGCCAACAATCTGCTGGTGCGGATCTATCGCAAGAATGCGGCCGGCCAGCAGTCCTACCAGGATCTGCGTGCGGTGTTCGCAGTAGAGGCGTTCGAGACCCGATCGTTCGACTTCGATGCCTTCAACAGCGGCATCGATGCCTGGCGTTTGAACATCTATGCTCACCCCGACAACGGCCAGGTGCGGGTGGACAGCGTCCAGGTCTACGACATCACCGACCAGGTGGCCAACGATGCCAATGCCTCGGCCATCAGTGGGCTGAGCACCTCGGTAGGCCAGCAGGGCAGCAAGCTGGACACCACGGCGCGTGACCTGACCCAGCTCAAGACCCAGGTGGGCGACGTCTCGGCCAGCGGTTTCTCGCAGCTGAAGAGCCAGGTCAGCCAGCAGGGTACGCAGCTGACCGCACTGTCTGGTCGGGTCGACGGCGTGCAGGCCTCACTGGGCGGCAAGGCGGACGCTGCCGTGGTGACCAGCATGCAGGCGCAGGTCAAGAATCTCGGCGCCGGCGGCAACCTGCTGATGAACACCACGTTCCCCTTCTGGCAGCGCTCGGGGTGGGGGTGGGGAAGCAACCCGAACGCCCGCTGGTCCGAGCTGGGCAACCCCACCGGCAATGACAGCTGGCATCCGAAGGGGATATTCGGACTGGGCGCGGTGACACCCGGCGTCGTCGCGGCAGGCGAAATGGCGTGGTGGGGAACCGAGTACGACATCGCCATCGAGGGCGGCAAGACCTATTGCGCGTCCGCCTGGATCAACACTCATCGCGTGGAAGCCAAGCTGGAGATGACGTTCTTCGATGCGGCCGGCAACCATCTGGGGCTGGTGCACAGCCCTGGCGTGAGGAGCGATACCGGAACGCCGATCACGCTCGACCGCTTGACGCGGACGTTCCTGATCACCAAAGCGCCCACCACAGCGTCCTTCGCTCGCTTCCGCGTGATCGTGATCGGTACCGGTGGAGACACGCCGTACTTCTGGATGTTCCGCCCAATGCTGAGCCAGGTGGATGCGTCGGCAACCGCCCCCCCCACCTGGTCGGCCGGAGGCACCGAGTCTTCCGCGCAATGGTCGGTGAACGTTCGTGCCGACGGCCGGGTAGGCGGCGTGCAGCTGGCGTCCAGTGGCCAGGTCTCGCGTTTCGATGTGGTGGCCGATGCGTTCAGTGTCAGTGCGCCCGGTGGCGGGCGCCGCACCGAGTACAGCGATGGCAACTGGCGGGTCTATGACGAAGCCGGACGCCTGCGTGTGCGCATGGGCGTGTGGTGA